TGTAGATGAAATGAAATTAGGGCTTTCTTATACAGCTTTTGTCATTATATATATGAAAACAGCAGATCATCATGCATTTTTAGAGTTTACCAATAACCAAAAAGAAATTGTGGAAGTTCATCGGGTGTCGGGAGAAGGCTGTTACCATTTACAAATAAAAGTTCGTTCGCAAGACCAGTTAAACCTCGTCCTTAATAAAATACTTGACTATGGAAATTATAAGTTGTATTTATCTATTAAAGAAACAAAGCAGGGTAACCCATTAAGCGCGACTTGATTTACCTTCTAGATGAAAAATGTTGATGTTTAAAAATGATTCCCAAAATCCAAGAAACTAACATGCGCAGTGCCAATTTGATGCGAAAGAAAGGTAGTTGTGAATGTATTCAAGAGCAGTATATATTAAAACAGACTTTAAATACCTTGTGGGGGTATAGTATAATGAAATCAGAAACAAATTAGATTTAAATAATCCTTGGAGTAAGAGAGGAGAATGAATATGGGAAAGACTGCTGAACATATGAATCCAATAGAACAGAAGAAAATGTGCTGTGTAGAAGAAGGAGAAGATCCCAATGCATATATGCCCGATGAACTCCAACGAAATTTAATGAATCGCATGAGTCGAATCGAAGGACAGGTGAAAGGTGTTAAACGTATGATTGACCGCAATGTATATTGTGATGATATCTTAACGCAAATGTCGGCGGTACAATCTGCTTTACATTCTGTTTCAAGGCTGCTTTTAGAAAGCCATATAAACACCTGTGTAATGGACAGATTAGAGAATAAGGATCCAGAAATTGTGGAAGAATTTATGACAACCATCTCAAAAATGATAAAATAAAAATTTTTCACTTGACAATACCTATCAGGGGTATGGTAATATGAAAATGAATCAAATATTAGGAGGTAATTTAAATGGAAAATAAAACACTCAATGTACAAGGAATGTCTTGCGGTCATTGCGTTCAATCTATTGAAGGGAATGTAGGAGAATTGAATGGAGTGGAATCCGTCAAAGTACATTTAGAAGATGGAAAAGTAGACGTATCTTTTGATTCAGAACAAGTCGGTTTAAAAGAAATTACAGAAGTAATCGAAGAACAAGGCTATGATGTTGCTTAATATAGAAGGAAGATGATCGTGCTGTTTCAGCACGATCCCCTTTTTGAAATTTAAATACCCCTATAAGGTATATGGAGAGGTGAAAAACAATGGGAGCACAAAAGGAAGCGAATCTACAAATTCAAGGTATGACTTGTGCTGCATGTGCCAATAGAATTGAAAAAGGCCTCAATAAAATAGATGGCGTGGAAAATGCAAATGTCAACTTTGCAATTGAAAAAACAAAAGTTGTTTACGATCCTGAAAAAACAAATGTACAGGATTTTGAAGATAAAATCGAAAAATTAGGTTATCATGTTGCGCACAATAAACAAACATTTGATATTTCAGGTATGACCTGTGCCGCATGTGCCAATAGAATTGAAAAACAATTAAATAAAATGGAAGGCGTTTCGAACGCTACCGTTAACTTTGCTTTAGAAAATGTGGCGGTAGATTATGACCAGGGTCAAGTTACTGTCAGCGATATGATGGAAACGGTAAAGAAATTAGGTTATAGCCTAAAAGTGCAAGCGTCTAAAGAAGAAACGGCCAATAATAAAGAAGAAGAAATTCGCCATCAAACTGGAAAATTTATCTTTTCAGCCATTTTAACCCTTCCTTTATTATGGACGATGGTGACACACTTTGAATTTACGTCGTTTATCTATTCCCCGGATATGTTAATGAATCCGTGGGTACAACTAGCATTAGCTGCACCCGTACAGTTTATCGTTGGTGCACAATTTTATAAATCTGCATATAAAGCATTGAAAAATGGCAGTGCGAATATGGATGTTCTAGTCGCATTAGGTACATCGGTTGCTTTCATTTATAGTATTTTCCTTGGAGTAGAGTGGCAAATCCAAGGTCAGGTTGGCATGCCGGATCTTTATTTTGAAGCTTCCGCAGTTATTATCACATTAATCTTGCTTGGAAAATTATTTGAAGTCCGTGCGAAAGGAAGAACCGGTCAGGCAATACAAAAATTGCTTGGCATGCAGGCGAAAACTGCCCGCGTGATCAGAAACGGGGAAGAACAAGAAATTGCAATTGAAGAAGTAATCGTTGGTGATACCGTCATGGTACGTCCTGGTGAAAAAATTCCTGTGGATGGTCAAATTGTTAAAGGGGAATCCGCAGTTGACGAATCGATGATTACTGGGGAAAGCATCCCCGTTGATAAAAAGACTGGTGATGTGGCTATTGGTTCAACCATTAATAAAAATGGATTATTAACCGTTGAAGCGACAAAAGTTGGTAAGGATACAGCTCTTTCGCAAATTGTGAAGGTTGTTGAGGAAGCGCAAGGAAGTAAAGCAGATATTCAACGTGTAGCGGATCGTGTATCTGGTGTATTTGTTCCAATTGTTGTAGGGATAGCGCTTGTAACAGGACTTGTATGGTATTTCTTTGTCGCACCTGGGGATTTACGTTCTGCTTTAGTCCCTGCGATTACAGTATTGGTTATTGCCTGCCCTTGTGCACTTGGTTTAGCTACTCCGACATCCGTTATGGCCGGGTCAGGGAGAGCAGCAGAATTAGGCGTATTATTTAAGGGCGGAGAGTATTTAGAGAATACACGTAATCTAAACACGATTGTTTTAGATAAAACAGGAACAGTAACGAAAGGCGAACCTGAATTAACAGATGTTTTGCCTGAACAAGGTTTTACAGAAGAAGAAGTGCTCGCTTTTGTGGCTTCTGCTGAAAATAATTCCGAACACCCGCTTGCAGAAGCAATTGTTAAAGGTGCAAAAGCAAAAGGTGTTCAGATTCAAGAAACCGATTCTTTTGAGTCAGTACCGGGATACGGTATCCAGGCCTCTGTGGATGGAAAAATGATTTTTGTCGGTACTAGAAAACTGATGAAACGAGAGAATATTGATACCTCTTCTGTAGAAGATAATATGGAAAACCTTGAATCAGAAGGAAAAACAGCGATGTTAATTGGGTTAGAAAATCAATTAGCTGGTGTGATTGCAGTTGCAGATACTGTAAAAGAAACTTCCAAATCAGCTATACAAAGAATGCACGAGCAAGGACTAGAAGTCATTATGCTGACTGGAGATAATCAGCGGACAGCTGACGCAATCGGAAAACAGGTAGGAATCGACCGTGTGATTGCAGAAGTTGTTCCCGAGCAAAAAGCAGATGAGGTTAGAAAACTTCAAGAGGAAGGCAAAAAAGTTGCTATGGTTGGTGACGGTGTTAATGACGCCCCAGCGTTAGCCGTGGCAGATATCGGCATG
The nucleotide sequence above comes from Oceanobacillus timonensis. Encoded proteins:
- a CDS encoding heavy metal translocating P-type ATPase, which gives rise to MGAQKEANLQIQGMTCAACANRIEKGLNKIDGVENANVNFAIEKTKVVYDPEKTNVQDFEDKIEKLGYHVAHNKQTFDISGMTCAACANRIEKQLNKMEGVSNATVNFALENVAVDYDQGQVTVSDMMETVKKLGYSLKVQASKEETANNKEEEIRHQTGKFIFSAILTLPLLWTMVTHFEFTSFIYSPDMLMNPWVQLALAAPVQFIVGAQFYKSAYKALKNGSANMDVLVALGTSVAFIYSIFLGVEWQIQGQVGMPDLYFEASAVIITLILLGKLFEVRAKGRTGQAIQKLLGMQAKTARVIRNGEEQEIAIEEVIVGDTVMVRPGEKIPVDGQIVKGESAVDESMITGESIPVDKKTGDVAIGSTINKNGLLTVEATKVGKDTALSQIVKVVEEAQGSKADIQRVADRVSGVFVPIVVGIALVTGLVWYFFVAPGDLRSALVPAITVLVIACPCALGLATPTSVMAGSGRAAELGVLFKGGEYLENTRNLNTIVLDKTGTVTKGEPELTDVLPEQGFTEEEVLAFVASAENNSEHPLAEAIVKGAKAKGVQIQETDSFESVPGYGIQASVDGKMIFVGTRKLMKRENIDTSSVEDNMENLESEGKTAMLIGLENQLAGVIAVADTVKETSKSAIQRMHEQGLEVIMLTGDNQRTADAIGKQVGIDRVIAEVVPEQKADEVRKLQEEGKKVAMVGDGVNDAPALAVADIGMAIGTGTDVAIEAADITLMRGDLNSVADSVQISAKTMRNIKQNLFFAFFYNSASIPVAAIGLLAPWVAGAAMAFSSVSVVVNALRLQRLKLKGGQ
- a CDS encoding Lrp/AsnC family transcriptional regulator — translated: MELDNIDVQILQLLSENSRIQWKDLGKQIHMTGQAVGNRIKRLEDNGVIKSYSIIVDEMKLGLSYTAFVIIYMKTADHHAFLEFTNNQKEIVEVHRVSGEGCYHLQIKVRSQDQLNLVLNKILDYGNYKLYLSIKETKQGNPLSAT
- a CDS encoding metal-sensitive transcriptional regulator yields the protein MGKTAEHMNPIEQKKMCCVEEGEDPNAYMPDELQRNLMNRMSRIEGQVKGVKRMIDRNVYCDDILTQMSAVQSALHSVSRLLLESHINTCVMDRLENKDPEIVEEFMTTISKMIK
- the copZ gene encoding copper chaperone CopZ gives rise to the protein MENKTLNVQGMSCGHCVQSIEGNVGELNGVESVKVHLEDGKVDVSFDSEQVGLKEITEVIEEQGYDVA